From the Flavobacterium galactosidilyticum genome, one window contains:
- the aroB gene encoding 3-dehydroquinate synthase, which produces MQSIQANTYPIHFNEKAYEALNLHVKESKYSNVFIIVDSNTNEFCLPHFLPFLETDLSVEIIEFENGEINKNIETCVQIWNVLTELGADRKSLVINLGGGVVTDLGGFVASTFKRGVDFIHIPTTLLSMVDASVGGKNGVDLGNLKNQIGVINTPIMVLIDTQYLETVPQNEMRSGLAEMLKHGLIYDKDYWEQFSDLKAIDFADFDQLIYRSVEIKNEIVTQDPTEKNIRKSLNFGHTLGHAIESYFLENDNKTTLLHGEAIAVGMILESYISFKKDLLSEPEYFQIKSNLKAIYEDILFEENDIDPILELLIHDKKNEYGTIQFALIEGIGKIKINQSVENELILNAFQDYKS; this is translated from the coding sequence ATGCAGTCAATCCAAGCCAATACTTACCCTATTCATTTTAACGAAAAAGCATACGAAGCACTAAACCTTCATGTAAAAGAAAGTAAATATTCGAATGTATTTATTATAGTAGATAGCAATACAAATGAGTTTTGTCTACCTCATTTTTTGCCGTTTTTAGAAACCGATTTATCTGTTGAAATAATTGAGTTTGAAAATGGAGAAATCAATAAAAACATTGAAACCTGTGTTCAAATCTGGAATGTATTAACAGAACTTGGTGCCGATAGAAAAAGTCTTGTTATTAATTTAGGTGGTGGAGTCGTTACTGATCTAGGCGGTTTTGTTGCTTCCACATTTAAGCGGGGTGTTGATTTTATACATATTCCTACTACTCTACTATCAATGGTTGATGCTTCTGTAGGTGGTAAAAACGGCGTTGATTTAGGAAACCTAAAAAACCAAATTGGCGTTATTAACACACCAATAATGGTACTTATAGACACTCAATACCTTGAAACAGTGCCTCAAAACGAAATGCGTTCCGGTCTAGCTGAAATGCTGAAGCACGGTTTGATATATGATAAGGACTATTGGGAACAATTTTCAGATTTAAAAGCTATAGATTTTGCTGATTTCGACCAGCTTATTTACCGCTCTGTAGAAATAAAGAATGAAATTGTAACACAAGATCCTACTGAAAAAAATATTCGTAAATCTTTGAATTTCGGACATACTCTAGGACACGCCATAGAAAGTTATTTTTTAGAAAATGATAATAAAACCACTTTACTTCATGGAGAAGCGATTGCAGTAGGAATGATTTTAGAGAGTTACATTTCATTTAAGAAGGATTTACTAAGTGAGCCAGAATATTTTCAAATAAAATCAAACCTAAAAGCAATCTACGAGGACATACTTTTTGAAGAAAATGATATTGATCCGATATTGGAGTTACTAATTCATGACAAAAAAAATGAATACGGCACGATACAGTTCGCATTGATAGAAGGTATCGGGAAAATAAAAATTAATCAATCCGTTGAAAATGAATTAATTCTTAATGCCTTCCAAGATTATAAATCTTAA
- a CDS encoding proline dehydrogenase family protein, whose protein sequence is MEKIFNNTEVAFALKSDTELDRAYFLFKMIDNQPLVRIGTAVTNFALKANLPVEGLIRATVFDHFCGGVNEDDCLSVVDKMFTKGVSSVLDYSVEGKEEENQFDAALDMTLKTIEFAKERLAIPFAVFKPTGFGRFELYEKLGEKQILTSDEQLEWNRVVARFDIVCSAAHKKNVALLIDGEESWMQDAADDLVTEMMRKYNKEKAIVFNTLQLYRWDRLDYLKKLHEQAKNDGFYIGMKLVRGAYMEKEIARAIEKGYPSPICDTKEDTDKSYDTTVRYMSDHLDMMSIFAGTHNELSTYKLMDIMKEKGIKTNDDRIWFGQLYGMSDNISYNLAANGYNVAKYLPFGPVKDVMPYLIRRAEENTSVAGQTSRELSMIKAERNRRKGK, encoded by the coding sequence ATGGAAAAAATATTTAATAATACTGAAGTTGCATTTGCATTAAAAAGCGATACCGAACTGGATAGAGCTTATTTTCTTTTTAAAATGATTGATAATCAACCTTTAGTACGAATAGGAACTGCGGTTACAAATTTTGCTTTAAAAGCTAATCTTCCAGTTGAAGGATTGATTCGCGCTACTGTTTTTGATCATTTTTGTGGAGGAGTGAATGAGGATGACTGTCTTTCTGTCGTTGATAAAATGTTTACTAAAGGTGTTTCGTCTGTTTTAGATTATTCTGTTGAAGGAAAAGAAGAAGAAAATCAGTTTGATGCGGCATTAGATATGACGCTAAAAACAATCGAATTTGCTAAAGAACGACTAGCAATCCCGTTTGCCGTTTTTAAACCAACTGGTTTTGGGCGTTTTGAATTATATGAAAAATTAGGAGAAAAGCAGATCTTGACTTCAGATGAACAATTGGAATGGAATAGAGTAGTGGCACGTTTTGATATCGTTTGTAGCGCAGCACACAAAAAAAATGTTGCCTTATTAATTGATGGTGAAGAAAGTTGGATGCAAGATGCGGCTGATGATTTGGTAACCGAAATGATGCGTAAATATAACAAGGAAAAAGCTATCGTTTTTAACACCCTACAACTGTATCGTTGGGATCGTTTGGATTATTTAAAAAAATTACACGAACAAGCTAAAAATGATGGTTTTTATATAGGTATGAAATTAGTTCGCGGTGCTTATATGGAAAAAGAAATAGCTCGTGCTATAGAAAAAGGATATCCATCACCAATTTGTGATACTAAAGAAGATACTGATAAAAGTTATGATACAACTGTTCGCTACATGTCAGATCATTTAGATATGATGTCTATTTTTGCAGGAACTCATAATGAATTAAGTACTTATAAGCTTATGGATATCATGAAGGAAAAAGGAATTAAAACCAATGATGACAGAATCTGGTTTGGTCAACTTTACGGAATGAGCGATAATATTAGCTATAATTTAGCGGCTAATGGCTATAATGTGGCGAAGTATTTACCTTTTGGTCCTGTAAAAGATGTGATGCCGTATTTGATTCGTCGTGCAGAAGAAAACACTTCAGTTGCTGGACAAACAAGTCGTGAATTATCGATGATAAAAGCAGAGAGAAATAGAAGAAAAGGAAAATAG